The genomic segment CTCTGGCTAGatcctaagttccttgaggacaggaattgtgtataCCTACTCCATTGCATTacaccttcccaagtgtttagtacagtgctctgtacatagtgagtgctaagtGAATAGAACTGAGTTACTGACTGATTTGTTCATCGTATACAAACTCTGTCTTGTCCCGGAAGAGCGGCCCCTGAAGAGGGAACCAGCTTcctcctatctttaatttatttatatgtctttCTCTCTTAACTAGACTATAAAATCCTTGAGATACTGGATTGTGTCCTCTTTCTCTATtatgatctcccaagcacttaggtcagtgctctgaagAAGGAAGGGTAAACACTTGGTAAATtcaaaactcctctgtgctgggcagcagcgtcatgggagagggagagggtcgaggacagagactcaggtttactgggcggaaggaggccatggtaaaccacttgcgcATTtgtacccagaaaactctatggatactcaaccagaacaattgcagataaaagaggggcattctgggagagatgtgtccatggcatcgctttgAGTCTGAGATGACAAGACATATGTCGTTGGTCGACTGATGGATCAATTGAGCTCCTCAACAAGAGAGCAGGGTACGGAGTTCCACCTCCCCTGGccatgttatcatcattattattattattattatatttgttaaggtcttttctgtgtcaagtactgttgtaacccctgggatcaatacaagattatcaagttatccagagtctctgtcccacatggagctcacagtctaagtaggtgggagaatcaaCACTGAATCCtcgttttgcagataaggaacttgagacactgagaagtatgtaactgtacaaggtcacacagcaggcaagtggcagaaccaggatcaaaatccaggtcctctgactcccaggcccatgctctttccactagaccacactgctcctcattccatcgtactcattcattcaatcatatttactgagaattttacgtatgtgaagtactgtactaagtgtttgggagagtaaaatatatcgattcatttcttcatttactCCAAAAATTTGCTGTTATCAAGTGCTTCTCTTTCTGCTCTTACTGTATGTGTACCAGGTGTGACTGCCTGTCTTTCCATTATACTGCAAGTTCTTGGAAGGCAGGAACTTCATCATTTacttttattgggcacttccaAACACCTGTTACAGGCAGTCCTCAGTTTACATTTAAAGCAACAGCAAACAATCTTTACAATGTTTCTAAATGTACAAACAGTTAAGCTTTACAACGCATCGGTTTCAACTTTATGTCACTCACGTACTGGACAGCATTAGCTCCATTTATTGCCTGCAGTACTATATGGGAGAAGTTGGGTTTGGAGCAGGGGGGGACAGAAAGGCACAGGAGCCCCAgaaaatggggaaacaatttaaaaaactgcagtggggagagaaaggagaaaaagaggttaAAGAGGACAGGGAGTTTGGAAGAGAAGAAGTTCGGTAGGTCCGTTTTATTTCAAGTGAAGTAAAAACATGGAACCTCTCTGATTGAACACAAATACATTCATGTAGCTATATTACCCAGGTATGATTTTCTAAGGTCACAATTTTGGAGTAATTTGGGTAAAAATAGAGTATCTGTGACCCAGAACTAAGAGACAAGAGTGGATGTCTAGGTTACCCACTGAAAAGAGCTTAATTGGAGGAAAGTAGAAATATCTTAAAATCTAGAGTTGGAAATCACCTCCGAGAGACTATCAAATCATGACTCCTGATTCCAGGCAGATGAGTGTATTGTAtcctttcaatcgatcaatcaatcagtagtatttactaagtgcttattctgtgcagtagGCATACAATGGAGAGTTCATGTTAGAAGATGAGagcttgccctcaaagagtttgcagtaAAGTGGAGAAGACAGAGATTCAAATAGAGCACCGTTAAGGGAAGCAAAAAAATTTAAAGAGACATAGGTAAGTGTaataggttggggagagggggttggggcctctgggcctcagttccctcatctgtaatatggggattaagactgtgagccccacgtgggacaacctgatcaccttgtatcttccccagcgctttgaatattgctttccacatagtaagtgcttaataaatgccataattattgttattattattattattattattactcacctgtTCAGTGGGGAGAACTCAAGGGCACAGGTCatgcagaagtgttgaagtgaGAGTAGGAGAGGAAATGGTTTGGGGAATTGAGAGATGaaccctcctcctttccatcttaCTGccagggataatcaatcaataagtggtatttattgagagctttactatgtgcagagttggtagacatgattcctgccctcaactagCCCCTCCCTGCATTCTCCTCCCAATGTTTCTCCCCCAAGGGCCAGAAACCTTTTCCTCATATCCAGTTGCATCTTTCTTCGGTAAAGTAATCCCATTATTTCCTTCTTTTCATTCTCCGGTATACAGGGGGACAGTCGAGTAGCATTCCATTCGTGAAGTCAGTCTCCCCTCAGCTTTCTCTTATCCAAGATAAACAAACCTTTCCTCACCAGATCGATTTTCCATCCTTTTCACTATTTGTGCCACTTATCTATGGACCCTCTCTAGTAGTTACCCAGTGAAAAATAGGTCCTGGCTTCAAGATAAAGGACACTGAGGGTATTCAGTTGGaaaagagaaggctgagggatAATTTTATAATGGCCCTGATGTATATGGAGGAGACATGGACCCATTATTCTCTGTGTCCTCAGGGGACTGAACAAAGGAAATGGACTGAAATGACAGTTTCGTTAGTTTGGTTTAACATATGGAAACATAAAACGCTGGGCAGGGGAGACTCCATCCCTGGATTTCATTCAAAGAACAACTGAAAATGAGCTCTTCCAGATGACCTAGGACTGGACTAGGTGACCCAAGGCCTCCAGCTCTAGACTTCAATCATACAAtgacattcactgagtgcttactgtgtgtaaagcactgtactaagaacttttttttgaatggtatttgtttagcgcttactaagtagTGGAGTAGATGCTATCTACTCAGTACAATACTGTACAAGCCTGACGCGTATTATGGgcgtaaaaaataccattgaaataaAGTCCTCAGCAGGAATATTGCTCATTCCCAGGTAATAGGCAAGATTGTATACTGGaaagcggggatcatgtctactaagtctcttgaaatatcccaagtgtttagcacagcactctgcacatgctaactggtcaataaacaccattgatcagttgattgatcgattagtcaTCTTGCTAAAGGATAATCTAAGCACCACGGACAGAGATTCCTCCCATGTTTTTCCATCCCAGGTTTAACCCCCAGCAGCCAAGACTTCCTTCATCACATCCAGCCCCACATTACCCCCGCTTGTCCTCCTGCTACACCTCAAAACCTGTTCAATAGAATTTCAGGACTTTATGGGGAAGAGGAACTTGAGGACTTTCTCACGGATCCTTTTGGTCCTCACCCCATAGATGATGGGATTCACCATAGGGGGCACCAGGATGTAGATGTTGGCCACTGAGATGTGGATGTGGGGGGCGATGTGGTGCCCAAACCTGTgtgtgaggaaggagaagaaggccgGGGTGTAAAACACCAAAATCATACAGATGTGGGAGCCGCAGGTCCCCAGGGTCTTGAGCCGGGCATCCTTGGAGGGGAGGCGGAACACCGCCTGGAGGATGAGGACGTACGAACAGATGATCAGCAGAAAGTCCAACCCTCCCGTGAGGAAGGCGACAATGAGGCCATAGGCCCGGATGACCCGGGTCTCAGCACAAGCCAGCTTGACGAGCGCCATGAACTCGCAGTAGGTGTGAGCGATAATGTTGGTCCTACAATAGGGAAGCCACCTGAGCAGGAAGGGGTGGGCACTGAGCAGCAGGATCCCGCGGAGGAAGATGGCCAACCCCACCCCCCTAACGACCGGGTGGGTCAGGATGGCGGAATGTCTAagtgggtggcagatggccaaaTAGCGGTCGAAGGCCATGGCCAGGAGGAACCCAGACTCCATGGTGGAGAGAGAGTGGATCAAGAACATCTGGGTGAGGCAGCCTTCAAAGGAGATCATCCCGTCATTGAACCAAAAGAGAATGAGTAGTTTGGGTACTGTAGTGGTACAAACGACCAGGTCGGCTCCCGCCAGCATgcagaggaagaggtacatgggctcGTGGAGACTGGGTTCCATCTTGATGATAATGAGAAGAGCCAAGTTCCCCAGCATTGCCATCAGGTAGACCAGGCCGAAGGGGATGGAGATCCACATGTGGGTGGCCTGCAGCCCCGGGATGCCAAGCAGGATGAAGGTGGAGTGGTGGAGTCTGGTACCGTTGGAATTAAACATGCTATAGCCTGTCAAGTGTCTTTAGTTAGAAGCAGTGGAAACCACCCAAACTTGTAAGACTATCAGGTGACAAAAATGTCCAGTCCGGTCGAATAGACCTGCAGCTACATCCTCAACACTGAAAGGAACAACTTGGATAATTAGCACCCGATTGACCTAGGTTGAAAGTTGACGTGAGTGATTTTGCAACAATATGCTTTGTTTTAGCTTCACCTCAAAATCAGTCTATCACAGTTTCATTCCTTAAACTCACTTCTGAGTCTTTGGGATTTAAACTCTTTTCCATTCATTTGCAGGGTCATCCCCACACGGCATGTTCTTCTCTAGACCATACGCTCCTtgcgagcagagaatgtgtctactgactctattgcattgcactcttcccATCATTTAGTATGGTACTCCCACTAATCTGTAAAtccccttgcaggcagggaatgtgtctgccggaactgttgtaataataataataatgttggtatttgttaagcacttactatgtgcaaagcactgctctaagtgctggggggaacacaagaagatgaggttgtcccacgtggggctcacagtcttaatccccattttacagatgagggaactgaggcacagagaagtgaagcggcttgcccaaggtcacacagcagacatgtgggggaggtggtgtattgtactctcccaagcactcagtacagtgctcttcctgcagtaaacactcaataagtcaattgactgactgattgtttggcacacagtacacaatCAAATTCCAGTGATTGGTTCACGTGAACTCGGTCCATCTGCTCACCCATCCACGTAGGGTCTTGCTTCCtcaatctgtaattgattttaatgtcagtctcccacactagactttacttgtgagcagggaacatgtccaccaagtcTATTGGATTGTAGTGATCCCatgtgttgagtacagtgctctgcctaaagCCTTCAActaattccattcattcactgaCTGATTTTGAGAGTGGTGGTGAACTTGGACACAGACAGTTAAGGGGGTGGGATACTAGGAGAAGGGCATTGAGGGGACAAGCGAGGAggtaaagaaggaaaagaagagggaaggaaggagagaaaaggaggggaaaaggtgagaaggagagggaatgggaagtAGGATGAGGTGCTTACtggtgcttctcctcttcctcctcagctgtTTTGGGTCCTGTTTTGGTGAGGAGTGAGTCCAGGGGGCTCAGAGTAGAGGGAATGGAGGAAGGTTTTCCAGGAGGGCTGCTTGGGGTGTGTTTTTCTGGGCCACAGGGGCACCCAGCTACAAGGGGCACCCAGTTACAAGGGGCACACAGCAACAGGGGTTCTTTGGGCTGAAGGTTCTTCTCACCCTCAGCCCAAATTCCCATGGGAAAGGATCATCCTTCCATCACTCCCAAAACGATGACCTGAGCAAGCCTGCCACATTGAGCATGTCcctctcaccaatcaatcaatcaatcatatttattgagcacttactgtatgcagagcactgtactaagtgcttgggaagtacaagttggcaacatatagagacagtccctacccaatagtgggctcaccacTAACTCAAGCTGGGATCCTTAGACACAAGTGTGGAGGCCCCGGGCAGGACTGTTGGAGCCACTAGGGCCTGACCTAGGTGAGAACTCCAAGAGTCAAAATgacaccctcttcttcctccttctcctcttccatcacTTAGCTCATCTGCTGGGCTATTCAGAGGCAGGTCTTCCAGTCAGATCCAGTGCCCACAGGGGCAAGCTGTCCACCCCCACTCCCCGACCCCATTCCAGGACACTGCCTGCAGCATATGGGTGGAGGTGAGGGACAACTATCCCCCATAGGCACTGGGTCTGGGGAGAATCCTACAGCCCAGGGAGAGCAATGGATACTATACCCTGCTTGCAGAGGGCAAGGAGTTGAGCCACTAGCAGCACtccacctttcattcaatcatattttataaattcactcatttgattttatttcttgagcacttactgcatgcagagtgttgtactaagctcttggcagagtacaatacaacaataaacagacacattccctgcccaaatgagcttacagtctatatgggggagacagatattactataaaaaAACCAGatatttaagtgttgtggggctgggagtggggaagaacagagggagcaagtcagggagacacagaaaggagtgaaagaaaatgaaaggggggcttagtcaggtaagacctgatggaagagatgtgccttcaataagactttgaaggcggggagagtaattacctgtcagatttgaagagggagggcatttcaggccagagacagaacatgggtgaggggttatcatcatcatcctcatcaatcgaatttattgagcgcttactgtgtgcagagcactgtactaagcgcttgggaagtacaaattggcaaaatatagagacagtccctacccaacagtgggctcacagtc from the Tachyglossus aculeatus isolate mTacAcu1 chromosome 2, mTacAcu1.pri, whole genome shotgun sequence genome contains:
- the LOC119943718 gene encoding olfactory receptor 52D1-like produces the protein MGQKLIGGYEQDVSGETDEPKTVARCPIYFGHVGFLDKVSERMWRLKRHLTGYSMFNSNGTRLHHSTFILLGIPGLQATHMWISIPFGLVYLMAMLGNLALLIIIKMEPSLHEPMYLFLCMLAGADLVVCTTTVPKLLILFWFNDGMISFEGCLTQMFLIHSLSTMESGFLLAMAFDRYLAICHPLRHSAILTHPVVRGVGLAIFLRGILLLSAHPFLLRWLPYCRTNIIAHTYCEFMALVKLACAETRVIRAYGLIVAFLTGGLDFLLIICSYVLILQAVFRLPSKDARLKTLGTCGSHICMILVFYTPAFFSFLTHRFGHHIAPHIHISVANIYILVPPMVNPIIYGVRTKRIREKVLKLSFSKMTNRSIN